Proteins encoded by one window of Actinocorallia herbida:
- a CDS encoding SRPBCC family protein, translated as MAVRDVYIEVPRERVWRVLATGTAYAEWVVGTREVRSVDPAWPAVGAELHFTAGYGPWALHDRTVVRVSRPPERLELEIHAGRFGTIRAALQLIEWGAGTVVVLDEHPLRGIGATLHSPTTELFLNLRNRLALDNLAKVALRAAEARRTGVVRP; from the coding sequence ATGGCCGTACGCGACGTCTACATCGAGGTCCCGAGGGAGCGCGTCTGGCGGGTCCTCGCGACCGGGACCGCCTATGCCGAGTGGGTCGTCGGCACCCGGGAGGTGCGGTCGGTCGATCCGGCCTGGCCCGCCGTGGGCGCCGAACTGCACTTCACCGCGGGGTACGGGCCCTGGGCGCTGCACGACCGGACCGTCGTGCGGGTCAGCAGGCCGCCGGAGCGGCTCGAACTGGAGATCCACGCAGGACGGTTCGGGACGATCCGGGCAGCGTTGCAGCTCATCGAATGGGGCGCCGGCACGGTCGTCGTCCTCGACGAGCACCCGCTGCGCGGCATCGGCGCGACCCTGCACAGCCCCACCACCGAGCTCTTCCTGAACCTCCGCAACCGGCTCGCCCTCGACAACCTCGCCAAGGTCGCGCTCCGCGCCGCCGAGGCCCGCCGGACGGGCGTCGTCCGGCCCTGA
- a CDS encoding phytoene desaturase family protein: MADAVVVGAGPNGLVAANVLASAGWDVVVLEAAGTPGGAVRSDRGAHPDHVSDVCSAFYPLGAASPAISALELERYGLEWRRSPAVLAHPLPDGRCAVIEEEAERTAEGLEVFGAGDGDAWLRLWGLWQEIGDDLVRALLAPFPPVRAGTALALRLRAAGGLRALRFLTLPVRRLGEEEFTGPGGPLLLAGSALHTDLFPEAAASGAFGWLMAMLGQRHGWPVPRGGAGALTAALVRRLESLGGTVRCGARVTEIVVRDGRALGVRTADGDAVRATRAVLAAVSAPALYGGLVDWAHLPARLRDDMRRFQWDHGTFKVDWALSGPVPWAAPGARRAATVHLGDGMNDLTRYSAQLATGTVPARPFALVGQMATADPDRCPPGTESVWAYTHVPREVTADAGGDGITGSWDGREAEAMADRLQARLERYAPGFASRIVGRRVLTPDALARLDANLDAGATNGGTASIHQQLVFRPVPGTGRAETPVRDLYLASASAHPGGGVHGACGANAARAALHGRAPLAFLQRLLSGPRL; the protein is encoded by the coding sequence ATGGCGGACGCGGTGGTGGTGGGCGCGGGGCCCAACGGGCTCGTCGCGGCGAACGTGCTGGCGTCGGCCGGCTGGGACGTCGTCGTCCTGGAGGCCGCCGGCACGCCGGGCGGGGCGGTGCGCAGCGACCGGGGAGCGCACCCGGACCACGTGAGCGACGTGTGCAGCGCCTTCTACCCCCTAGGGGCGGCCTCCCCGGCCATCAGCGCGCTTGAACTCGAGCGGTACGGGCTCGAGTGGCGGCGGTCCCCGGCCGTCCTTGCGCACCCGCTGCCCGACGGCAGGTGCGCGGTGATCGAGGAGGAGGCCGAGCGCACGGCCGAGGGCCTCGAGGTCTTCGGGGCGGGCGACGGCGACGCGTGGCTGCGGCTGTGGGGGCTGTGGCAGGAGATCGGCGACGACCTGGTCAGGGCCCTGCTGGCGCCGTTCCCACCCGTCCGGGCCGGGACCGCGCTCGCGCTGCGGCTGCGGGCGGCGGGCGGGCTGCGCGCGTTGCGCTTCCTCACCCTCCCGGTGCGGCGCCTCGGCGAGGAGGAGTTCACCGGTCCCGGCGGGCCCCTGCTGCTCGCCGGATCGGCCCTGCACACCGACCTGTTCCCCGAGGCCGCGGCGTCCGGCGCGTTCGGCTGGCTGATGGCGATGCTCGGCCAGCGGCACGGCTGGCCGGTGCCGCGCGGCGGCGCGGGCGCGCTCACCGCGGCGCTCGTGCGGCGGCTGGAGTCCCTCGGCGGGACGGTGCGCTGCGGCGCCCGGGTCACCGAGATCGTGGTCAGGGACGGACGGGCGCTCGGCGTCCGGACCGCCGACGGCGATGCCGTCCGGGCCACCCGGGCCGTCCTCGCCGCGGTGTCGGCGCCCGCCCTGTACGGCGGGCTGGTCGACTGGGCGCATCTGCCCGCGAGGCTGCGCGACGACATGCGGCGCTTCCAGTGGGACCACGGCACGTTCAAGGTCGACTGGGCGCTGTCCGGGCCCGTCCCGTGGGCCGCGCCCGGCGCGCGCCGCGCCGCGACCGTCCACCTCGGCGACGGCATGAACGACCTCACCCGCTACAGCGCCCAGCTCGCCACGGGGACGGTGCCGGCCCGGCCGTTCGCGCTCGTCGGCCAGATGGCGACCGCCGACCCCGACCGCTGCCCGCCCGGCACCGAGTCCGTCTGGGCCTACACGCATGTGCCGCGCGAGGTCACCGCGGACGCCGGAGGCGACGGGATCACCGGGTCCTGGGACGGAAGGGAGGCCGAGGCCATGGCCGACCGGCTCCAGGCCCGCCTGGAGCGCTACGCCCCCGGTTTCGCCTCGCGTATCGTCGGCCGCCGCGTCCTCACCCCGGACGCCCTGGCCCGGCTGGACGCCAACCTGGACGCCGGCGCCACGAACGGCGGCACCGCCTCCATCCACCAGCAGCTCGTCTTCCGGCCGGTCCCCGGCACGGGCCGGGCCGAGACCCCCGTCCGCGATCTGTACCTGGCCTCGGCCTCCGCGCATCCCGGGGGCGGTGTCCACGGGGCGTGCGGGGCGAACGCGGCACGTGCCGCCCTGCACGGCCGCGCTCCTCTGGCCTTTCTCCAGCGCCTGCTCTCCGGACCTCGCCTCTGA
- a CDS encoding SHOCT domain-containing protein, which translates to MDDYPMLNLFWTMLIFFCWIIWIFLLFRVFADLFRDHELSGWAKAGWTVLVIVLPMVGVLIYLIARGSGMARRDLAEAQRREEEFRSYVRETAQTPASSADELGKLADLKDRNIITTEEYERAKSKILAA; encoded by the coding sequence ATGGACGATTACCCGATGCTCAACCTGTTCTGGACGATGCTCATCTTCTTCTGCTGGATCATCTGGATCTTCCTGCTGTTCCGGGTCTTCGCCGACCTGTTCCGGGACCACGAACTGAGCGGCTGGGCCAAGGCGGGCTGGACCGTCCTCGTGATCGTCCTGCCGATGGTCGGCGTGCTCATCTACCTGATCGCGCGCGGCAGCGGCATGGCCCGGCGCGACCTCGCCGAGGCGCAGCGGCGCGAGGAGGAGTTCCGCTCCTACGTGCGGGAGACCGCGCAGACGCCCGCGAGCTCCGCCGACGAGCTCGGCAAACTCGCCGACCTGAAGGATCGGAACATCATCACCACCGAGGAGTACGAACGCGCGAAGTCCAAGATCCTCGCGGCCTGA
- a CDS encoding serine hydrolase domain-containing protein produces the protein MDEKLTALARTTAEDLGRRRAGVAVAAVVGDRTGIATAGPPGDVFEIGSVTKVLTALILARMVVDGRAGLDEPVADLLGAPVPSRDGEPIRLRHLSTHTSGLPRLPKGKLREAVLHPYEADPYADCTAEAVLEGLARTRLRARPGRRVKYSNLGVGLLGLALATRAGTDYATLLRAEICDPLGLERTGVDVPGLRQGHRPRGQEVSPWNMAALAGAGGVRGTAADLARLVRAHLDPASTPLGPAIDLVLRTRRPGAAAWGHLGWFGTRRPAGPLLWHNGGTAGFTSFVGISPECGVGVVVLSDTRRMVDGGGLGLLTVLESR, from the coding sequence GTGGACGAGAAGCTGACGGCACTGGCCCGCACGACCGCCGAGGATCTGGGCCGCAGGCGCGCGGGGGTCGCGGTCGCGGCGGTCGTAGGCGACCGCACCGGGATCGCGACGGCGGGCCCGCCCGGCGACGTGTTCGAGATCGGCTCGGTGACCAAGGTCCTCACCGCGCTGATCCTGGCCCGGATGGTGGTGGACGGCAGGGCCGGCCTGGACGAGCCGGTGGCCGACCTGCTGGGCGCCCCGGTGCCTTCGCGGGACGGGGAGCCGATCCGGCTGCGGCATCTGTCGACGCACACCTCGGGCCTGCCGAGGCTGCCCAAGGGGAAGCTACGGGAGGCGGTGCTGCACCCGTACGAGGCCGACCCCTACGCGGACTGCACGGCCGAGGCCGTTCTCGAGGGTCTTGCCCGCACCCGCCTGCGCGCCAGGCCGGGCCGCCGGGTCAAGTACTCCAACCTGGGCGTCGGCCTGCTCGGACTCGCGCTGGCCACCCGCGCGGGCACCGACTACGCGACCCTGCTGCGGGCCGAGATCTGTGATCCGCTGGGCCTGGAGCGCACCGGCGTCGACGTGCCCGGACTGCGCCAGGGCCACCGACCGCGGGGCCAGGAGGTGTCGCCCTGGAACATGGCCGCCCTCGCCGGGGCGGGCGGGGTGCGCGGCACCGCCGCGGACCTCGCTCGGCTCGTCCGGGCCCATCTGGACCCCGCCTCGACGCCCCTCGGCCCGGCGATCGACCTCGTGCTGCGCACGCGCCGGCCCGGCGCCGCGGCCTGGGGCCATCTCGGCTGGTTCGGCACGAGAAGACCGGCCGGCCCGCTGTTGTGGCACAACGGCGGGACAGCCGGTTTCACGTCTTTCGTTGGGATCTCACCGGAATGTGGAGTCGGTGTCGTCGTCCTTTCCGACACGCGCCGGATGGTCGACGGCGGAGGACTCGGACTGCTCACCGTGCTGGAATCCCGGTGA